A single window of Vibrio gazogenes DNA harbors:
- the rpoB gene encoding DNA-directed RNA polymerase subunit beta: protein MVYSYTEKKRIRKDFGTRPQVLDIPYLLSIQLDSFDKFIEQDPEGQYGLEAAFRSVFPIQSYNGNSELQYVSYRLGEPVFDVKECQIRGVTYSKPLRVKLRLVIFDKDAPAGTVKDIKEQEVYMGEIPLMTDNGTFVINGTERVIVSQLHRSPGVFFDSDKGKTHSSGKVLYNARIIPYRGSWLDFEFDPKDNLYVRIDRRRKLPASIILRALGKTTEEILDIFFEKIHFEVKDQTLMMALIPERLRGETASFDIEANGKVYIEKGRRVTARHIRQLEKDAVEFIEVPVEYIVGKVTAKDYVNEATGELIIAANQELSLEVLANLSQAGYKKIEVLYTNDLDHGSFMSDTLRIDSTTDRISALVEIYRMMRPGEPPTKEAAETLFDSLFFSEDRYDLSTVGRMKFNSSIERTDAENLGTLDEFDIIEVMRKLIAIRNGIGEVDDIDHLGNRRIRSVGEMAENQFRVGLVRVERAVKERLSLGDLDNVMPQDLINAKPISAAVKEFFGSSQLSQFMDQNNPLSEVTHKRRISALGPGGLTRERAGFEVRDVHVTHYGRLCPIETPEGPNIGLINSLSAFARCNEYGFLETPYRRVVDGVVTDDVEYLSAIEEGQFVIAQANAKLTDEGTFADELITARQKGESGLHPREHVNYMDVATNQVVSIAASLIPFLEHDDANRALMGANMQRQAVPTLRADKPLVGTGIERNVAVDSGVTAVAKRGGHVQSVDASRIVIKVNEDELIPGEAGIDIYNLTKYTRSNQNTCINQRPCVMPGEPVARGDVLADGPSTDLGELALGQNMRIAFMPWNGYNFEDSILVSERVVQEDRFTTIHIQELSCVARDTKLGAEEITADIPNVGEAALSKLDESGIVYIGAEVKGGDILVGKVTPKGETQLTPEEKLLRAIFGEKASDVKDTSLRVPNSVSGTIIDVQVFTRDGVEKDKRALEIEQMQLKEAKKDLTEEFQILEGGLLARVKAVLLSGGYSEAKLHSIERKKWLEQTLEDDELQSQLEQLAEQWDELKADFDKKFEAKRRKITQGDDLAPGVLKIVKVYLAVKRRIQPGDKMAGRHGNKGVISKINPVEDMPYDENGRPVDIVLNPLGVPSRMNIGQILEVHLGAAAKGIGDKVNQMVKEQQEIAKLREFLQEVYSLGNDIRQKVDISALSDEDIRTLANNLRNGLPVATPVFDGATEPEIKQLLKLADLPESGQLTLFDGRTGDAFERPVTVGYMYMLKLNHLVDDKMHARSTGSYSLVTQQPLGGKAQFGGQRFGEMEVWALEAYGAAYTLQEMLTVKSDDVNGRTKMYKNIVDGNHSMEPGMPESFNVLLKEIRSLGINIELEDEE from the coding sequence ATGGTTTACTCCTATACCGAGAAAAAGCGCATCCGCAAGGACTTTGGTACTCGTCCACAAGTGTTGGACATTCCATACCTGCTATCGATCCAGCTCGATTCGTTCGACAAATTTATCGAACAGGATCCTGAAGGACAATATGGTCTAGAGGCTGCTTTTCGTTCTGTGTTTCCTATCCAGAGCTACAATGGCAACTCTGAGCTGCAATACGTTAGCTACCGTCTTGGTGAGCCAGTTTTTGATGTTAAAGAATGTCAAATTCGTGGTGTAACTTATTCAAAACCTCTGCGTGTAAAACTACGCTTGGTTATTTTTGATAAAGACGCACCAGCGGGTACTGTCAAAGATATTAAAGAACAAGAAGTCTACATGGGTGAAATCCCACTCATGACAGATAATGGTACTTTTGTAATTAATGGTACTGAGAGGGTTATCGTATCCCAGCTGCACCGAAGCCCCGGCGTGTTCTTCGACAGCGATAAGGGTAAGACCCACTCATCTGGAAAAGTCCTTTATAACGCACGTATCATTCCTTACCGTGGTTCGTGGCTTGATTTCGAATTCGATCCGAAAGATAACTTGTATGTTCGTATCGACCGTCGTCGCAAACTACCAGCTTCTATTATTCTGCGTGCGTTAGGAAAGACAACAGAAGAGATTTTGGATATTTTCTTCGAAAAAATACATTTCGAAGTGAAAGATCAAACGCTGATGATGGCTTTGATTCCTGAACGTTTACGCGGCGAAACTGCCAGCTTCGATATTGAAGCAAACGGAAAGGTTTATATCGAAAAAGGACGTCGCGTTACTGCCCGTCATATTCGTCAGCTGGAAAAAGACGCCGTTGAATTTATCGAAGTACCGGTCGAATATATTGTCGGCAAGGTCACAGCGAAAGATTACGTGAATGAAGCAACGGGAGAGCTGATTATTGCAGCAAACCAAGAGCTGAGTCTTGAAGTGCTAGCAAATCTCTCTCAAGCGGGTTACAAGAAGATTGAGGTCCTATATACGAATGACCTTGATCATGGCTCATTTATGTCAGATACGTTGCGTATCGACAGCACGACTGATCGTATTTCAGCACTTGTTGAAATCTATCGAATGATGCGCCCTGGTGAGCCACCAACAAAAGAAGCGGCAGAAACACTGTTTGACAGTCTGTTCTTCTCTGAAGATCGTTATGATCTTTCAACTGTTGGACGGATGAAGTTCAATAGTTCTATTGAGCGGACTGATGCTGAAAATCTCGGGACGCTTGACGAATTTGACATCATCGAAGTGATGAGAAAACTGATCGCGATCCGTAATGGTATCGGTGAAGTTGATGATATAGACCATTTGGGTAACCGTCGTATTCGTAGCGTTGGTGAAATGGCTGAAAACCAATTCCGTGTTGGTCTTGTTCGTGTTGAGCGTGCAGTAAAAGAACGTTTAAGTCTGGGTGATCTGGACAACGTAATGCCACAAGATCTGATCAATGCCAAGCCAATTTCGGCAGCCGTGAAAGAGTTCTTCGGTTCTTCTCAGCTATCTCAGTTTATGGACCAGAACAACCCACTGTCGGAAGTCACGCATAAGCGTCGTATTTCTGCTTTAGGTCCTGGTGGTCTGACGCGTGAGCGTGCAGGTTTTGAGGTCCGTGACGTTCACGTGACTCACTATGGACGTTTATGTCCGATTGAAACACCTGAAGGGCCAAACATCGGTCTGATCAACTCTTTGTCTGCATTTGCACGTTGTAATGAATATGGTTTCCTTGAGACACCATACCGTCGCGTTGTGGATGGGGTTGTAACAGATGACGTGGAATACTTATCTGCGATCGAAGAAGGTCAGTTCGTTATTGCTCAGGCAAACGCCAAACTGACTGACGAAGGGACTTTTGCCGATGAATTGATCACTGCTCGTCAGAAAGGTGAATCAGGTCTGCACCCTCGTGAACACGTCAACTATATGGACGTTGCAACAAACCAAGTTGTATCAATTGCAGCATCGCTAATCCCATTCCTTGAGCACGATGATGCGAACCGTGCCTTGATGGGGGCGAACATGCAACGTCAGGCTGTACCAACTCTTCGCGCTGATAAGCCATTGGTCGGTACTGGTATTGAACGTAATGTTGCTGTTGACTCGGGTGTTACTGCGGTTGCTAAACGTGGTGGTCATGTTCAGTCCGTGGATGCTTCTCGCATTGTTATCAAAGTCAATGAAGATGAATTGATTCCGGGTGAAGCAGGGATTGATATTTATAATCTCACCAAATACACGCGTTCTAACCAAAACACATGTATTAACCAGCGTCCTTGTGTGATGCCTGGTGAACCCGTTGCGCGTGGTGATGTGCTTGCTGATGGTCCTTCAACAGATTTAGGTGAACTTGCGCTTGGGCAAAACATGCGTATCGCATTTATGCCTTGGAATGGTTATAACTTCGAGGACTCAATCCTTGTTTCTGAGCGTGTTGTTCAGGAAGATCGGTTTACCACCATTCACATTCAGGAGCTTTCTTGTGTTGCTCGTGATACTAAGCTAGGTGCTGAAGAGATCACTGCGGATATTCCAAACGTTGGTGAAGCCGCTCTGTCCAAATTGGATGAGTCTGGAATTGTCTACATCGGTGCTGAAGTTAAAGGTGGCGACATTCTGGTGGGTAAAGTAACGCCAAAAGGCGAGACGCAACTGACACCGGAAGAAAAACTACTCCGTGCGATTTTTGGTGAGAAAGCTTCAGACGTTAAAGACACTTCACTGCGTGTACCAAATTCAGTTTCAGGAACGATTATCGATGTTCAAGTCTTCACTCGTGATGGCGTCGAGAAAGATAAACGTGCACTTGAAATCGAACAGATGCAGTTAAAAGAAGCGAAAAAAGACCTGACAGAAGAGTTCCAAATTCTGGAAGGTGGTTTGCTTGCTCGTGTGAAAGCGGTATTGCTATCTGGCGGTTATTCTGAAGCGAAACTGCATTCGATTGAACGCAAGAAATGGCTAGAGCAAACACTGGAAGATGATGAGCTTCAGTCACAACTTGAGCAACTTGCTGAGCAATGGGATGAACTGAAAGCCGATTTCGATAAGAAATTTGAAGCGAAGCGCCGTAAGATCACTCAAGGTGATGACCTTGCCCCAGGTGTTCTGAAAATCGTCAAAGTTTATTTAGCTGTCAAACGTCGTATCCAGCCGGGTGATAAAATGGCCGGTCGTCATGGTAACAAAGGTGTTATTTCCAAGATTAACCCTGTAGAAGATATGCCATATGACGAAAACGGTCGTCCTGTTGATATCGTACTTAACCCACTGGGCGTACCATCACGGATGAACATCGGTCAGATCCTTGAAGTTCACTTAGGTGCAGCTGCGAAGGGGATCGGTGACAAAGTCAACCAGATGGTTAAAGAGCAGCAAGAAATTGCGAAACTACGTGAATTCTTGCAGGAAGTTTATTCGTTGGGTAATGACATTCGTCAGAAAGTGGATATTTCTGCCCTTTCAGATGAAGATATTCGTACGCTAGCAAATAACTTACGCAACGGTCTTCCAGTCGCTACGCCTGTATTCGACGGTGCAACAGAGCCTGAAATCAAGCAACTGCTGAAATTAGCAGATCTGCCTGAATCCGGTCAGTTGACATTGTTTGATGGCCGTACCGGTGATGCTTTTGAGCGTCCTGTTACTGTTGGCTACATGTATATGCTGAAACTGAACCACTTGGTTGACGATAAGATGCATGCTCGTTCTACGGGATCTTATAGCCTTGTAACTCAGCAACCACTTGGTGGTAAAGCTCAGTTCGGTGGCCAGCGATTCGGTGAGATGGAAGTGTGGGCACTTGAAGCTTATGGTGCTGCTTATACGCTTCAAGAAATGCTGACGGTGAAATCGGATGACGTGAATGGTCGTACGAAGATGTATAAAAACATCGTAGACGGCAATCACAGCATGGAACCGGGTATGCCTGAATCGTTCAACGTGTTGTTGAAAGAGATTCGCTCACTGGGTATCAACATTGAGCTAGAAGACGAAGAGTAA
- the rplL gene encoding 50S ribosomal protein L7/L12, protein MSITNEQILDAIAEMSVMQVVELIEAMEEKFGVSAAAAVVAGGAAAGGEAAAEQTEFDVVLASAGANKVSVIKAVRGATGLGLKEAKALVDGAPAAIKEGIEKAEAEALKAQLEEAGATVELK, encoded by the coding sequence ATGTCTATTACTAACGAGCAAATCCTAGACGCTATTGCAGAAATGTCTGTAATGCAAGTTGTTGAACTGATCGAAGCAATGGAAGAGAAATTTGGTGTTTCTGCTGCCGCTGCTGTTGTTGCTGGTGGCGCTGCTGCTGGTGGTGAAGCTGCTGCTGAACAAACTGAATTTGACGTTGTCCTAGCTTCTGCTGGCGCGAACAAAGTTTCTGTAATTAAAGCAGTTCGTGGCGCTACAGGTCTGGGTCTGAAAGAAGCGAAAGCTCTTGTTGACGGCGCTCCAGCGGCGATCAAAGAAGGTATTGAGAAAGCAGAAGCTGAAGCTCTTAAAGCACAACTTGAAGAAGCTGGTGCAACTGTTGAGCTTAAGTAA
- the rplJ gene encoding 50S ribosomal protein L10, translating into MALNLQDKKAIVAEVNEAASGALSAVVADSRGVEVSAMTSLRKQAREAGVYVRVVRNTLARRAVEGTDYECLKEVFVGPTLIGFSNEHPGAAARLFKDFAKENKDFEIKAAAFEGSIADVEVLATLPTYDEAIARLMMCMKEASAGKLARTIAAIRDQKQEAA; encoded by the coding sequence ATGGCTTTAAATCTTCAAGACAAAAAAGCAATTGTTGCTGAAGTCAACGAAGCAGCCAGTGGTGCACTTTCTGCAGTTGTTGCTGATTCTCGTGGTGTTGAAGTAAGTGCGATGACTTCTTTGCGTAAACAGGCTCGTGAAGCCGGTGTTTATGTGAGAGTCGTTCGTAACACACTAGCACGCCGCGCAGTTGAAGGCACAGACTACGAATGTCTGAAAGAGGTATTCGTAGGTCCTACTTTGATTGGTTTCTCTAATGAGCACCCAGGTGCTGCAGCGCGTCTTTTTAAAGACTTTGCGAAAGAGAATAAAGATTTTGAGATCAAAGCAGCTGCATTCGAAGGTTCTATCGCTGATGTCGAAGTACTAGCAACTCTACCAACTTACGACGAAGCTATTGCACGTCTGATGATGTGTATGAAAGAAGCTTCTGCTGGCAAGTTGGCACGTACTATCGCTGCTATCCGCGACCAAAAACAAGAAGCTGCATAA
- the rplA gene encoding 50S ribosomal protein L1, whose translation MAKLTKRMRTIREKVDVTKEYEINEAVALLKELATAKFVESVDVAVNLGIDARKSDQNVRGATVLPHGTGREVRVAVFTQGANADAAKEAGADLVGMEDLAEQVKKGELNFDVVVASPDAMRVVGQLGTILGPRGLMPNPKVGTVTPNVAEAVKNAKAGQVRYRNDKNGIIHTTIGKVSFDAEQLKENLEALLVALKKAKPSTSKGAYVKKVSLSTTMGAGVAIDQATLSTQA comes from the coding sequence ATGGCAAAACTAACTAAGCGTATGCGTACTATCCGCGAAAAAGTGGATGTTACTAAAGAGTATGAGATCAACGAAGCTGTTGCATTGCTGAAAGAGCTGGCTACTGCAAAATTTGTTGAATCTGTTGATGTTGCTGTGAACTTAGGTATTGATGCACGTAAATCTGATCAGAACGTTCGTGGTGCAACTGTACTGCCTCATGGTACTGGTCGTGAAGTCCGTGTTGCTGTTTTCACTCAAGGTGCAAACGCTGATGCAGCAAAAGAAGCTGGTGCTGACCTAGTTGGTATGGAAGATCTTGCTGAGCAAGTGAAGAAAGGCGAACTGAACTTTGACGTTGTTGTTGCATCTCCAGATGCAATGCGTGTTGTTGGTCAGTTAGGTACTATCCTTGGTCCTCGTGGCCTGATGCCAAACCCTAAAGTTGGTACTGTAACACCAAACGTTGCTGAAGCGGTTAAGAACGCGAAGGCTGGTCAGGTTCGTTACCGTAATGACAAAAATGGGATCATCCATACAACAATCGGTAAAGTTTCTTTCGATGCTGAACAGTTGAAAGAAAACTTAGAAGCTCTGCTTGTTGCACTGAAAAAAGCAAAACCATCTACATCGAAAGGGGCTTATGTGAAGAAAGTAAGTCTTTCTACAACGATGGGCGCTGGTGTTGCAATTGATCAGGCGACTTTAAGCACTCAAGCTTAA
- the rplK gene encoding 50S ribosomal protein L11, whose amino-acid sequence MAKKVEAYIKLQVAAGMANPSPPVGPALGQRGVNIMEFCKAFNAKTESVEKGLPIPVVITVYSDRSFTFETKTPPAAVLLKKAAGVKSGSGRPNTEKVGTVTDAQIQEIAETKAADMTGADIEAMKRSIAGTARSMGLVVEG is encoded by the coding sequence ATGGCTAAGAAAGTTGAAGCTTATATCAAGCTGCAAGTTGCAGCAGGTATGGCAAACCCAAGTCCACCAGTTGGTCCAGCACTGGGTCAGCGTGGTGTTAACATCATGGAATTCTGTAAAGCGTTTAACGCAAAAACAGAATCTGTAGAGAAAGGTCTTCCGATTCCAGTTGTTATCACTGTATATAGTGACCGTTCTTTTACTTTTGAAACTAAGACACCACCAGCTGCTGTGCTTCTGAAGAAAGCTGCAGGCGTTAAGTCTGGTTCTGGTCGTCCTAATACAGAAAAAGTTGGGACAGTAACAGACGCGCAAATTCAGGAAATCGCAGAAACTAAAGCTGCGGATATGACTGGTGCAGATATCGAAGCAATGAAGCGTTCTATCGCGGGTACTGCTCGTTCAATGGGTCTAGTGGTAGAGGGTTAA
- the nusG gene encoding transcription termination/antitermination protein NusG — translation MSEAPKKRWYVVQAFSGFEGRVAQSLREHIKMHGMEELFGEVLVPTEEVVEMRAGQRRKSERKFFPGYVLVQMIMNDESWHLVRSVPRVMGFIGGTSDRPAPITDKEADAILNRLEKASEAPRPKTMFEAGEVVRVNDGPFADFNGTVEEVDYEKSRLKVSVSIFGRATPVELEFGQVEKLD, via the coding sequence ATGAGTGAAGCTCCCAAAAAACGCTGGTATGTTGTTCAAGCCTTCTCTGGATTTGAAGGTCGAGTGGCGCAGTCACTACGTGAACATATCAAAATGCATGGAATGGAAGAGTTGTTTGGTGAAGTATTAGTACCAACGGAAGAAGTTGTTGAAATGCGTGCCGGCCAACGCCGTAAAAGTGAAAGAAAATTCTTCCCTGGCTATGTACTCGTCCAGATGATCATGAATGATGAATCTTGGCATTTGGTGCGTAGTGTTCCCCGAGTTATGGGATTTATCGGTGGGACATCTGATCGTCCGGCACCGATTACCGATAAAGAAGCCGATGCAATATTGAATCGTCTGGAGAAAGCGAGCGAAGCTCCGCGGCCGAAAACTATGTTTGAAGCTGGTGAAGTCGTTCGGGTTAACGATGGACCATTTGCTGACTTCAATGGTACTGTTGAAGAGGTTGATTACGAGAAGAGCCGTTTAAAAGTCTCTGTCTCAATCTTTGGTCGTGCAACACCAGTCGAGCTTGAATTTGGTCAGGTTGAAAAACTAGATTAA
- the secE gene encoding preprotein translocase subunit SecE translates to MKANHAETPESSNAADKLKWLIAIVLLAAAVVGNSFYGETVSVVIRSAGVIVLIAAALGIAAITVKGKEAVSFAREARMEIRKVIWPTRQETVQTTLIVLAVCVVMALALWGIDGIMVRLVAFATGV, encoded by the coding sequence ATGAAAGCAAATCATGCTGAAACTCCTGAGAGCTCAAATGCAGCAGATAAACTGAAGTGGTTGATTGCTATTGTTCTATTGGCTGCCGCTGTTGTGGGTAACTCCTTTTATGGTGAAACGGTTTCTGTCGTTATTCGTTCTGCTGGTGTTATTGTGTTAATTGCCGCCGCATTAGGTATTGCAGCAATTACTGTGAAAGGTAAAGAAGCGGTGAGCTTCGCGCGAGAAGCGCGTATGGAAATTCGTAAAGTAATATGGCCTACACGTCAGGAAACTGTGCAAACCACATTAATTGTTCTGGCCGTCTGTGTTGTGATGGCTCTGGCACTATGGGGTATTGACGGTATTATGGTTCGCCTTGTTGCATTTGCGACTGGAGTATAG
- the tuf gene encoding elongation factor Tu, translating into MSKEKFERTKPHVNVGTIGHVDHGKTTLTAAICTVLSKVYGGSARDFASIDNAPEERERGITIATSHVEYDTPTRHYAHVDCPGHADYVKNMITGAAQMDGGILVVAATDGPMPQTREHILLGRQVGIPYIIVFMNKCDMVDDEELLELVEMEVRELLSEYDFPGDDLPVIQGSALGALNGEAQWEEKIVELATALDEYIPEPERVIDQAFLLPIEDVFSIQGRGTVVTGRVEQGIIRVGDEVEIVGVKDTTKTTCTGVEMFRKLLDEGRAGENVGVLLRGTKRDEVERGQVLAKPGSITPHTKFESEVYVLSKDEGGRHTPFFKGYRPQFYFRTTDVTGSIELPEGVEMVMPGDNVKMVVELIAPIAMDEGLRFAIREGGRTVGAGVVAKIFA; encoded by the coding sequence ATGTCTAAAGAAAAATTTGAACGTACGAAACCGCACGTAAACGTTGGTACTATCGGCCACGTTGACCACGGTAAAACAACACTGACAGCAGCGATCTGTACAGTGCTTTCTAAAGTATACGGCGGTTCAGCACGTGACTTTGCGTCAATCGATAACGCACCAGAAGAGCGTGAGCGCGGTATCACAATCGCGACTTCACACGTAGAGTACGATACACCGACACGTCACTACGCACACGTAGACTGCCCAGGGCACGCTGACTATGTTAAAAACATGATCACCGGTGCGGCACAGATGGACGGTGGTATCCTAGTTGTAGCAGCGACAGATGGTCCAATGCCTCAAACACGTGAGCACATCCTGCTAGGTCGTCAGGTAGGTATTCCTTACATCATCGTATTCATGAACAAATGTGACATGGTTGATGATGAAGAGCTGCTTGAGCTGGTAGAAATGGAAGTACGTGAATTGCTTTCAGAATACGATTTCCCAGGAGACGATCTGCCAGTGATTCAGGGTTCTGCACTGGGCGCACTGAACGGTGAAGCGCAATGGGAAGAGAAAATCGTAGAGTTAGCGACAGCACTTGACGAATACATTCCAGAGCCAGAGCGTGTGATTGACCAAGCATTCCTGCTGCCAATCGAAGATGTATTCTCAATCCAGGGCCGTGGAACAGTTGTTACAGGTCGTGTAGAGCAAGGTATCATCCGAGTTGGTGACGAAGTTGAAATCGTTGGTGTCAAAGATACGACGAAGACAACGTGTACAGGTGTAGAGATGTTCCGTAAGCTGCTTGACGAAGGTCGTGCAGGTGAGAACGTTGGTGTGTTACTGCGTGGAACGAAGCGTGATGAAGTAGAACGTGGTCAAGTCTTGGCGAAACCAGGTTCAATCACACCGCACACGAAGTTTGAATCAGAAGTATACGTGTTGTCGAAAGATGAAGGTGGTCGTCATACGCCATTCTTCAAAGGTTATCGTCCACAGTTCTACTTCCGTACAACAGACGTAACAGGTAGCATCGAGCTTCCAGAAGGCGTAGAGATGGTGATGCCAGGCGATAACGTGAAAATGGTTGTCGAACTGATTGCACCAATCGCGATGGATGAAGGTCTGCGCTTTGCGATCCGTGAAGGTGGTCGTACAGTTGGTGCTGGTGTTGTAGCAAAAATCTTTGCATAA